ACTCCGGCTGCGGCAAGTCGACCGTGCTGACCATGATCGCCGGGCTCAACGCCGTCACGCACGGCAACGTCGTCATCGGCGAGCGCGAAGTGGTCGGCCCCGGCCCGGACCGCGCCGTCGTGTTTCAGTCGCCTTGCCTGCTCCCATGGATGACCGCGTTCGGCAATGTCATGATCGGCGTCAAGCGCGTCTATCCGCACGCCGCGCGCGCCCAGCGCAAACAGATCGTCGAGCATTACCTGAGTCTGGTCGGTCTCGCCGATGCGATGCACAAGTACCCGCGCGAACTGTCGGGCGGGATGCAGCAGCGCGTGGGCATCGCCCGCGCGATCGCGCTCAAGCCCAAGCTGCTGCTGCTCGACGAACCCTTCGGCCGACTCGATTCGCTGACGCGCATGGAGCTTCAGGACGTCATCCTGGGCATTCTCGATCGCCAGCGCATCACGACGATGCTCATCACGCACGATGTGGACGAGGCGATGTTCATGTCGGACCGGGTCGTGATGATGACCACCGGGCCGCGCGCGACCATCGGGAAGATTCTGGCGCTGCCCTTCGATCGCCCGCGCGATCGCACGGCCGTGCTGGAGCATACCGACTACTACGACCTGCGCGGCGAGCTGATCCGGTTCCTGGAGGAGCAGGACCACGGTTCCGCCGCCGCCGAGGCGCGCCGCGCCGCCGTCGCCGCCAGCCGGGCCGACGAGGTCGCCGAGGAGCCCGCCGCCGCGGAGGTCGTCGCCGGATCATGATCGCCGCGCCGTCCAGTTCGACTTCGACGCCCGCCACGCGCCGCCGGTCGGCGGTGTGTCCCTACTGCGGCGTGGGATGCCGCATCACGGCCGAGGTCGCCGGCGATCAGATCGTCAACATCACCGCCGACAAACACGCGCTGCCCAACTACGGCATGCTCTGCCAGAAGGGCGCGATGCTCAAAAGCCCCGGCATCTGGGACGCCGGCGGACGACTCTCGTATCCGATGCTGCGCGAGCGGCGGGACGCGCCGATGCGGCGCGCGACATGGGACCAGGTCGCCGACTTCATCGCCGCGCGACTCGGCGCGATCCGAGCCGAACACGGGCGCGACGCCATCGCGTTCTACGGGTCCGGTCAGCTCGACACCGAGGCGTCCTACGTCTTCAACAAGCTTTTCAAAGGCGCGCTGGGCACGAACAACATGGACACCAACAGCCGCCTGTGCATGTCCAGCGCGGTGTCGGGCTACCTTCAGTCGTTCGGATGCGACGGCCCGCCGACGAGCTACGACGACCTGTTCCACGCCGACGTGTATCTCGTCGCCGGTGCGAACATGGCGGTCAATCATCCCGTGCTCTTTAACATGATGCGCAAGCGACGCGCCAAACATCCGCACGTCCGCATGATCGTCCTCGATCCGCGCAGGACGCCGACCGCTGACGCGGCGGACATTCACCTCCCGCTCGCCCCCGGCAGCGATGTGGCCTTCCTTCATCTGATCAGTCGGCGGCTGCTCGATCTGGGCCGCGCCGATGATCGCTACATCGAGGCGCATACCGAAGGGTTCACGGCGTATCGCGAGCATCTTTTGTCGCTGGATGAGGCGGCGTTGATAAACGCCTGCGATGTTGATCCGGCTCTGATCGAGCGGACCGTGGAACTGCTCGGCGCGTCGGAGCGGCTGTTGAGTCTGTATTGTCAGGGGTTCAATCAGTCGGTGCGCGGCGTGGACAAGAACACGGCGCTGATCAATCTGCATTTGCAGCTCGGCGCGATCGGCAAGCCGGGCGCCGGGCCGTTCTCATTGACGGGGCAGCCCAATGCGATGGGCGGGCGCGAGGTCGGTTACTTGTGCCACCAGCTTCCGGGCTATCGGTTCGTGACGGATGCGTCGCATCGCGCGGCGGTGGAGCGGCACTGGGGGCTCGCGCCCGATTCGATTTCGCCGGAGCCGGGGCTTTCGGCCGTGCCGATGTTCGAGGCGATCGCGCGGGGCCAGGTCAGAGCGATCTGGACCGCGTGCACGAATCCGGTCGTGTCGATGCCCGATGCGGCGCAGGTCCGCCGCGCCCTTGAAACCGCGGAACTGGTGATTCATCAGGACTGCTATCACCCGACGGAGACGGGGCGATTCGCGGATGTGCTGCTCCCGGCGGCGCAGTGGGGCGAGAAGACGGGGACGATGACCAACTCCGAGCGCCTCGTGGCGCGGAGCCAGAAGCTCTTTGAAGCGCCGGGCATCGCGATGCCCGATTGGTGGATCGCGGCGCGAATCGGTCGCGCGATGGGCTTCGCGGGTTTTGATTTTGTGACGAGCGAACAGGTGTGGGACGAATATCGGCAGCTCACCGCGGGGACATGGTGCGATCAGGCGGGGATGACCAATGCGCGTCTGGCCGCCGGTCCGCTGCGCTGGCCGTGCCCGGACGCCGATCATCCGGGAACGGTGCGGCGGTATGAGGATGGTGTCTTTCCGACGCCGTCGGGCCGGGCGCGCTTCGTAACCGCGCCCGCCGCCGGCGCGGATGAACTGCCCGATGCGGAATATCCCCTGGTGCTCACGACCGGCCGCATCGCCGGTCAGTGGCACACGCGCACGCGCACCGGCAAAGTGCCCGAACTGATGCGCGAGGATGCGGAGGCGTTCGTGGAGATTCATCCCGATGATGCCAGGACGCTCGACCTGCGCGACGGGCAGGTCGCCCGGCTCGTCGGTCGGCGCGGCAGGGCGATCGCGCGGGCGCGGCTCACACGGGCGATTCGGCGGGGCGTGGTCTTCGCCACGTTCCACTTCGGCGAGCCCGACACGAACATCAACGACCTGACCAATCCGGCGTTCGACCCGATGTCCAAACAGCCGGAGCTCAAGTATTGCGCGGTGCGCGTCGAGGCGATCGCGGTCGAGGCGGCCGCGCCGGCGAGGGGCGATTCACGGGAACCGATCTCGGCGGAGGCGATGCATGACGAATGACCCGGCATTTTCCGATGAGCAGCGCCATTATCTGGAGGGCCTCCTGTCCGGCGCGAACGCGGCGCGGGCGCTGCGCGGCTTGCCGACGCTCAGTCGGGCGATGGCGGGACTGGCGGGTGCGGCGCAGACGCCGGTCGCGCTGACGGCCAGCGCGGTCAGCGGGCCGGACGCGATGGCGCGGCAGGCGCAGGACAAAGTCATCGCCGGGGGCGGAAAACTCTGCAAGGAGGAGAAGGCCAAGCGGGAGAAGAATGCGCTGGACCTGTGGGACGAGATGGCGGACCGCGCGGCGGCGGGGGCGTTTCCCAAGGGGACGGACGTGTTCTTGATGAAGTACCACGGTCTTTTCCATGTCGCGCCGGCGCAGAATGCGTACATGTGCCGATTGCGCTTGCCGGGGGGCGTGGTCAGCGCGCATCAGTTCCGCGGCATCGCGGACCTGGCGGAGAAATACGGCGGGGGGTATGCGCATGTGACGACGCGGGCGAATTTGCAGATTCGCGAGATCGGGCCGGGCGATCCGCTGCATGTTTACGACGGACTGGTCGATCTGGGCGTGATCATCCGCGGATCGGGGGCGGACAATATCCGCAACGTCACCGCGTCGCCCACCGCCGGGATCGATCGGGGGGAGCTGATCGACACGCTGCCGCTGGCGAAGGCGATGCATCATTACATACTCAATCACCGGGAGATGTACGGCCTGCCGCGCAAGTTCAACATCGCCTTCGACGGCGGCGGGGCGGTGTCGCCGCTCGCCGACACGAACGATATCGGGTTCACGGCGGTGCGCATCGACGCGTCCGATGCGAGCGCGGCATTGCCGGCGGGCGTTTACATGCGGCTCGAACTCGGGGGCATCACGGGACATAAAGACTTCGCCCGCGATACGGGCGTGATCCTCCGACCCGATCAGTGCGTCAAAGTCGCGGCCGCGGTGGTGCGCGTGTTCGTCCGCACCGGCGATCGCACCGACCGCAACAAGGCCCGGCTCAAGTACGTGCTCGACGCCTGGGGCTTCGACAAGTTCATGGCGGAAGTCGAGAAGGAGTACGGCTCGCAACTACCGCGACTCGAACTCGAAAAGTGTGAATCGCGCGGGCCGGTCGATCCGATGGGACACATCGGCGTACATCCGCAGAAGCAGGACGGACTCAACTACATCGGCGTCGTCGTGCCGGTCGGACGGCTGACCTGCCGGCAGATGCACGGACTGGCCCACATCGCCGACGAGTTCGGCTCGGGTGTGATTCGGCTGACGGTATGGCAGAATCTGCTCATCAGCGATGTGCCCGATGCGCATGTCGCGGCGGTCAAGGGGCGGCTCAAGGCGCTGGGGCTCGATGACGCCGCCACGAATGTCCGCGCGGGGCTGGTCGCATGCACCGGCAACACCGGATGCAAATTCGCCGCTTCGGACACCAAGACCCACGCCGGCGTCATCGCCGACTATCTCGACGCGACGCTCCAGCTCGATCACCCCATCAATATCCACCTGACCGGGTGTCACCACAGCTGCGCGCAGCACTACATCGGCGACATCGGCCTGCTGGCGTCGAAAGTCGCGCGCGGCGAAGAGATGATCGAGGCGTATCACATCCACATCGGCGGCGGCTACGGCAGAGAGCAGCACATCGGCCGCGAAATCTACCGCGATGTCTGCGCCGACGAGGCCCCGGCGGTGATCGAGCGCATGCTCGTCGGCTATCAGCAGCACCGTTCGGACGAGCGCGAGACGTTCAGCATGTTCACGCGGCGGCATGAGCTTGACGAGCTTCGCCGCCTCTTTGACGCGGCCGATCAACTGGCCGCCTCATGAAGGGACCGATCATGACTGTGCCATTCCTCCCTGAAAGCGCCCCGTTCACGCCCGCTCAGCGCGCGTATCTGAACGGGTTTTTCGCCGGCCTGCTCAATGTGGATCCGATGACGGCTGACGCGTCGGCGGCGATGGCGAGCGGCGGCGGAACCGCGCTGGCGGAGCCGCCGGCGGATTTGATCGATGAGGACGACATGCCGTGGCATGATCCGTCGCTGCCCATGACGGATCGCATGGCGCTCACCGCCGACAAGCCCGCCGAGTTCAAGTTCATGGCCGCGATGGCGCAGCTCGATTGCGGCGCGTGCGGGTACATGTGCCGCACCTATTCCAAGGCGATCGCCGAGGGCAAGGAAGCGGACCTGACGCGCTGCGTGCCCGGCGGAGGCGAAACGGCCAAGAAGCTCAAGCAACTCGTCAAGGAGCATCCCGTCGCGCTGTCCGTCGGCGGCGCCGCGCCTGAGTCCCCCGCGCCGATCGAGATGCGCTATGACCGTGATAATCCGTTCCCGGCCCCGATTCTCGCCATCAAGCGGCTGACGCGCGAAGGTTCGGGCAAAGACGTGCGCTTCGTCGCGCTGGACCTGACCGGCTCGGGGATCACCTACAACGTCGGCGATGCGCTGGGCGTCTATCCGGATAATTGCACGGACCTCGTCGACCGGATTCTCGCGGCGATGAAGATGACGGGTAATGAACCCGTCGCGGTCGGCTCGCGCAAACTCGTCCCGCTGCGCGAAGCGCTGACGAGTCACCGCACGATCACGCGCGCGGATGAGGAACTTGCGAATCTGCTCGCTGATGCGGCCACGGACAAAAAGGAGGCGGCGGAGCTGCGCGAGCTTGCGAAGGACGACGCCCGCATGGCGCGGTTCGATCTGTTCGATCTCGTGCAGGAATATAAATCCGTCAAGGTGCGGCCGGCGGATCTGGTGGCGACGCTCCCGCCGCTGCAGCCCCGGCTGTATTCGATCAGTTCGTCGCAGGCGGCATGCCCGAATGAGGTGCATCTGACGGTCGGCGTCGTGCGCTATGAGTTGGACGGCCGGCCCCGACGTGGCGTCGCCTCGACGTTCTTCGCCGACCGCGTGCATCTGGGCGACACCTCGCGCATCTTCATTCACAAGGCGCACGCCTTCGCTCCCCCGGCGGACGGCGCGACGCCGATGATCATGGTCGGCCCGGGCACCGGCATCGCCCCGTTCCGCGCGTTCCTCCAGCAGCGGCAGGCGGACCAGGCGCGCGGCGACCACTGGCTCTTCTTCGGCGATCAGCGCCAGGCGACCGACTTCCTTTACGAGCACGAACTGACGCAGTGGCTCGAAGGCGGATTGCTCACACGACTGGACCTGGCGTTCAGCCGGGATTCGGACGAGAAGGTGTACGTGCAGCATCGCATGATCGAACAGGGCGCGGCGGTGTGGGAATGGCTCGAGCGCGGAGCGCACTTCTACATCTGCGGCGACGCCGGCCGAATGG
The sequence above is drawn from the Planctomycetota bacterium genome and encodes:
- a CDS encoding NirA family protein — protein: MTNDPAFSDEQRHYLEGLLSGANAARALRGLPTLSRAMAGLAGAAQTPVALTASAVSGPDAMARQAQDKVIAGGGKLCKEEKAKREKNALDLWDEMADRAAAGAFPKGTDVFLMKYHGLFHVAPAQNAYMCRLRLPGGVVSAHQFRGIADLAEKYGGGYAHVTTRANLQIREIGPGDPLHVYDGLVDLGVIIRGSGADNIRNVTASPTAGIDRGELIDTLPLAKAMHHYILNHREMYGLPRKFNIAFDGGGAVSPLADTNDIGFTAVRIDASDASAALPAGVYMRLELGGITGHKDFARDTGVILRPDQCVKVAAAVVRVFVRTGDRTDRNKARLKYVLDAWGFDKFMAEVEKEYGSQLPRLELEKCESRGPVDPMGHIGVHPQKQDGLNYIGVVVPVGRLTCRQMHGLAHIADEFGSGVIRLTVWQNLLISDVPDAHVAAVKGRLKALGLDDAATNVRAGLVACTGNTGCKFAASDTKTHAGVIADYLDATLQLDHPINIHLTGCHHSCAQHYIGDIGLLASKVARGEEMIEAYHIHIGGGYGREQHIGREIYRDVCADEAPAVIERMLVGYQQHRSDERETFSMFTRRHELDELRRLFDAADQLAAS
- a CDS encoding ATP-binding cassette domain-containing protein, whose translation is MSDIPNSNYDSRYVELINLVKEYPNPYGEAVRVVDRFNLILRRGEVASVIGHSGCGKSTVLTMIAGLNAVTHGNVVIGEREVVGPGPDRAVVFQSPCLLPWMTAFGNVMIGVKRVYPHAARAQRKQIVEHYLSLVGLADAMHKYPRELSGGMQQRVGIARAIALKPKLLLLDEPFGRLDSLTRMELQDVILGILDRQRITTMLITHDVDEAMFMSDRVVMMTTGPRATIGKILALPFDRPRDRTAVLEHTDYYDLRGELIRFLEEQDHGSAAAEARRAAVAASRADEVAEEPAAAEVVAGS
- a CDS encoding molybdopterin-dependent oxidoreductase, which codes for MIAAPSSSTSTPATRRRSAVCPYCGVGCRITAEVAGDQIVNITADKHALPNYGMLCQKGAMLKSPGIWDAGGRLSYPMLRERRDAPMRRATWDQVADFIAARLGAIRAEHGRDAIAFYGSGQLDTEASYVFNKLFKGALGTNNMDTNSRLCMSSAVSGYLQSFGCDGPPTSYDDLFHADVYLVAGANMAVNHPVLFNMMRKRRAKHPHVRMIVLDPRRTPTADAADIHLPLAPGSDVAFLHLISRRLLDLGRADDRYIEAHTEGFTAYREHLLSLDEAALINACDVDPALIERTVELLGASERLLSLYCQGFNQSVRGVDKNTALINLHLQLGAIGKPGAGPFSLTGQPNAMGGREVGYLCHQLPGYRFVTDASHRAAVERHWGLAPDSISPEPGLSAVPMFEAIARGQVRAIWTACTNPVVSMPDAAQVRRALETAELVIHQDCYHPTETGRFADVLLPAAQWGEKTGTMTNSERLVARSQKLFEAPGIAMPDWWIAARIGRAMGFAGFDFVTSEQVWDEYRQLTAGTWCDQAGMTNARLAAGPLRWPCPDADHPGTVRRYEDGVFPTPSGRARFVTAPAAGADELPDAEYPLVLTTGRIAGQWHTRTRTGKVPELMREDAEAFVEIHPDDARTLDLRDGQVARLVGRRGRAIARARLTRAIRRGVVFATFHFGEPDTNINDLTNPAFDPMSKQPELKYCAVRVEAIAVEAAAPARGDSREPISAEAMHDE
- a CDS encoding sulfite reductase subunit alpha, translating into MTVPFLPESAPFTPAQRAYLNGFFAGLLNVDPMTADASAAMASGGGTALAEPPADLIDEDDMPWHDPSLPMTDRMALTADKPAEFKFMAAMAQLDCGACGYMCRTYSKAIAEGKEADLTRCVPGGGETAKKLKQLVKEHPVALSVGGAAPESPAPIEMRYDRDNPFPAPILAIKRLTREGSGKDVRFVALDLTGSGITYNVGDALGVYPDNCTDLVDRILAAMKMTGNEPVAVGSRKLVPLREALTSHRTITRADEELANLLADAATDKKEAAELRELAKDDARMARFDLFDLVQEYKSVKVRPADLVATLPPLQPRLYSISSSQAACPNEVHLTVGVVRYELDGRPRRGVASTFFADRVHLGDTSRIFIHKAHAFAPPADGATPMIMVGPGTGIAPFRAFLQQRQADQARGDHWLFFGDQRQATDFLYEHELTQWLEGGLLTRLDLAFSRDSDEKVYVQHRMIEQGAAVWEWLERGAHFYICGDAGRMAADVDKALKQIVSEHGGMSAEDAAGYVAKLVEDGRYQRDVY